A single Anopheles funestus chromosome 2RL, idAnoFuneDA-416_04, whole genome shotgun sequence DNA region contains:
- the LOC125760961 gene encoding transmembrane protein 132E isoform X2: MNKRHNMGRKRISLISLIGILSLTFAVEVHFETPDSGFFLKHSPRQSALASVVSGATSSAGKVRSTNGDSLLSVDRFTVVQTSQPVSVRASYGPFSTKQTVPARYIVPDVIESTNSDGNTPQNTTVALMDLQQQANLHLDISAHVVRSTVARDSPVLRVLFHAGADPGGHLQRQKICVLLHASMGNRIPLKGRCMPEGEDGVCVAEVVIPSNWWPALPPPERDGRVSSTPPKSPQRLVQVSYSVFEPPARSPELCEPKVQIQPLTSFAKIPLTQSQLPYKELRADNTLTMMVPQIPLYPLSKIHVPVFLHPENGQNIAVFIVRARVKAGMRILGAVASSDEWNVSVEKENTKHTVARVTAFRKDQDPDSPTGGVRFDDVSTNDGVVEVFSWLLEVSNDTKEYWDGGRIIWSVSYVHDGPKMKLDLSTESSLISSTGLQEEGRKKIVAKLEIQKDDIQAVLPIAKNWELMNTAVLTGRQVSQAMKVFIVSQAGKMADVTLQSSCQTEDESVIKVSSSCSSVYIDGSEVRGSSNASILVKYGTYSGLARFTVWMPEFPLEVSVADFRLSQIKGWKIPEDHSTANGKPNRRKKRAYGNGGAWGHHNDDFNNGVSPERGVCRARYQQSPVEVYARFVAVDQDSGRVSYLISRRTGLRVTDLVQSLLRVADPKIASLRGRTLQGRAMGRTDVQVLSPINGRVIGAREVRVGSDKVTITRLTVKVVSGLQLSISGDGSIDNGYIAETSVTRRLTAQYQEGLLDIELEFSDGSRTPLRDISVDDYFLLVESLDTEVVAFAPMLASHHPRVIAVGEGNGELLRVTLLLSEECRIRRNMPVSKQGMKTSVGPLVSALASVQVDFSESDTNTRSDTLQNDGAVGRDRNKMGKDLNDLEDILIGIPLQDDNGHETAAVVHSSRQHHRGSVGGGIISSNSGMVGVFSSNKSMVHGDASTLEIGMYIVLTAFCLAIVVFVVSCVVYASKYRPVMIDANGDASVRDGMGHSTVFDVGKGNESCATNAHDWVWLGRATVDRSNADGLEMGVNQKDSRMHIISNPMNSKYDDMSEHVVQINSFDNPNHIQLPSTVAVPFQNNRAGLGTNEKSVAPINSCTYKTRDRHTATINDEASLLPQRSMATTVVDRIEYRPPVPPHRNIGVTAQVSNKQMPIDTVPQLKASKRYHHRPPRNSGGIVLSNVGSSCSRTNPAFDIQLQNVSGLQQRNINHTQQQLNLALFNNENFQNGEKNQQQHRPPKELHMAERLVEQPNDQQTAFKFDTINQHQKYHQPFACPKSSIPSVETTMNPGDRRSAIYSQKLQQQRTNEPFEKTLDGVCKVGKPQHIDEEDCQKSVSLSSDDDGGFIPTVEQTCRKNNVNMENTTPAFVASMMAATKKANKKPTVVGNPMFSTTPDSELGPGESLGLDDLDMDYEQIMHYFDNLKESNA; this comes from the exons ATGAACAAACGACACAACATGGGACGTAAGCGGATTAGCTTGATATCGTTAATAG GTATCCTAAGTCTGACGTTTGCAGTTGAAGTTCACTTCGAAACCCCCGACAGTGGATTTTTTCTGAAGCATTCTCCGCGACAAAGTGCACTGGCATCAGTCGTGTCGGGTGCAACTTCTAGCGCTGGCAAGGTACGATCAACTAATGGCGATTCCTTGCTTTCGGTCGATCGATTTACAGTAGTACAAACTAGTCAACCCGTGTCCGTGCGTGCTAGCTATGGGCCTTTTTCTACGAAACAAACAGTACCAGCACGATACATCGTACCCGATGTTATAGAAAGTACGAATTCAGACGGTAACACCCCACAAAATACCACCGTCGCATTGATGGACTTACAACAGCAAGCAAATCTTCATCTGGACATATCAGCTCACGTTGTTCGGAGCACTGTGGCCCGCGATTCACCGGTgcttcgtgttttgtttcatgctGGTGCCGACCCTGGTGGTCATTTACAGCGACAAAAAATATGCGTGCTTCTTCACGCTTCCATGGGTAACCGGATCCCTCTTAAAGGTAGATGTATGCCGGAAGGAGAAGATGGAGTGTGTGTCGCGGAAGTAGTAATACCATCCAACTGGTGGCCTGCACTACCACCTCCAGAAAGAGATGGCCGTGTATCCAGCACTCCACCGAAAAGCCCACAGAGATTAGTGCAAGTGTCTTACAGCGTGTTCGAACCTCCTGCTAGAAGTCCTGAGCTATGTGAGCCGAAAGTGCAGATTCAACCGTTAACATCATTCGCAAAAATACCCTTAACTCAATCACAATTGCCCTACAAAGAACTACGCGCTGATAATACACTTACGATGATGGTACCACAAATACCATTGTATCCTCTTTCAAAAATACACGTTCCAGTTTTTCTACATCCAGAAAATGGACAAAATATTGCAGTATTCATAGTAAG AGCTCGTGTGAAAGCCGGCATGCGCATCCTTGGCGCTGTGGCATCATCAGATGAGTGGAACGTTTCGgtagagaaagaaaatacaaagcaCACCGTGGCTCGAGTAACTGCTTTTCGTAAAGACCAGGATCCTGACAGTCCTACCGGAGGAGTGCGTTTTGATGATGTATCTACAAATGACGG CGTTGTGGAAGTTTTTTCTTGGTTGCTTGAAGTTTCTAATGATACCAAGGAATATTGGGATGGTGGAAGAATAATTTGGTCTGTTAGTTATGTTCATGATGGCCCAAAAATGAAGCTAGATTTATCGACCGAATCTTCACTGATCAGCAGCACCGGACTGCAAGAAGAAGGTCGGAAGAAAATAGTGGCAAAACTCGAAATACAAAAGGATGACATTCAAGCTGTATTACCTATTGCAAAG AATTGGGAACTTATGAATACCGCCGTTCTAACCGGTAGACAAGTATCACAGGCCATGAAAGTATTCATTGTATCACAGGCAGGCAAGATGGCTGATGTCACACTCCAGAGTTCATGTCAGACAGAAGATGAAAGTGTGATAAAG GTATCGTCGTCATGCAGCTCGGTTTACATAGATGGGTCCGAAGTAAGAGGCTCATCCAATGCCTCAATATTGGTAAAATATGGAACATATTCCGGACTTGCGCGTTTCACCGTGTGGATGCCTGAATTTCCCTTAGAGGTATCTGTCGCCGATTTTCGATTATCTCAGATCAAAGGTTGGAAAATTCCGGAAGATCATAGCAC TGCAAACGGGAAGCCAAATCGACGTAAGAAACGAGCATATGGCAATGGTGGTGCTTGGGGTCATCATAACGATGATTTCAACAATGGCGTTTCGCCAGAAAGGGGCGTTTGTCGTGCAAGATACCAACAAAGTCCGGTGGAAGTATATGCAAGGTTTGTAGCAGTGGATCAAGATTCAGGACGTGTCAGTTATTTAATTTCCCGCCGAACTGGTCTGCGAGTTACGGATTTGGTTCAATCGTTATTGCGAGTTGCAGATCCAAAAATTGCCAGTTTAAGAGGACGAACACTTCAAGGGCGTGCTATGGGCCGCACGGATGTTCAG gttCTCTCTCCTATTAATGGTAGAGTTATAGGTGCTCGTGAAGTACGTGTGGGTAGTGACAAAGTGACTATCACGCGTTTGACGGTAAAAGTGGTTTCCGGATTGCAATTATCAATATCTGGCGATGGTTCCATCGATAATGGATATATCGCTGAAACTTCAGTTACACGCAGGTTAACTGCACAGTATCAGGAAGGTCTTCTTGACATTGAACTAGAATTTTCTGATGGATCCAGAACACCGCTCAG GGATATTTCGGTTGATGATTATTTCCTCCTGGTTGAAAGTCTTGATACGGAAGTAGTTGCCTTTGCACCAATGCTTGCATCGCATCACCCGCGAGTGATTGCAGTTGGAGAAGGAAACGGAGAGTTACTACGAGTTACCTTACTCCTATCCGAGGAATGCCGTATTCGTCGTAATATGCCGGTTTCCAAACAG GGTATGAAGACATCTGTTGGCCCGTTGGTTAGTGCTCTTGCATCGGTACAAGTTGATTTCAGTGAATCAGACACGAATACCAGATCCGATACATTACAGAACGATGGTGCTGTGGGTCGAGATCGTAACAAAATGGGGAAAGATTTAAATGATTTAGAAGACATACTTATTGGGATTCCGCTGCAGGATGATAATGGTCACGAAACCGCAGCTGTTGTGCATTCTTCCAGGCAACATCATCGAGGAAGTGTAGGAGGTGGCATTATTAGCAGTAACAGTGGGATGGTTGGAGTTTTCTCATCAAACAAAAGTATGGTCCATGGCGATGCATCCACACTAGAGATAGGCATGTACATTGTATTGACTGCATTTTGTTTGGCGATTGTCGTGTTTGTGGTGTCGTGTGTCGTGTATGCGTCGAAGTATCGACCCGTTATGATTGATGCAAATGGGGATGCTAGCGTACGCGATGGTATGGGACATTCAACTGTGTTTGATGTTGGAAAAGGTAACGAGTCGTGTGCTACCAATGCGCACGATTGGGTTTGGTTAGGCCGAGCAACTGTTGATCGTTCTAACGCGGATGGTTTAGAAATGGGTGTAAATCAAAAAG ACTCACGGATGCACATTATCAGTAATCCAATGAACTCGAAATATGATGATATGAGCGAACACGTCGTTCAAATTAATAGTTTCGATAATCCAAATCATATACAATTGCCATCAACTGTAGCTGTACCTTTTCAAAATAATCGAGCAGGATTAGGAACAAACGAGAAATCAGTTGCACCGATTAATTCCTGCACATATAAGACACGTGATCGACACACTGCTACCATAAA CGATGAGGCTTCTTTGCTTCCACAACGGAGTATGGCAACAACGGTGGTAGATCGTATCGAATACCGTCCACCAGTTCCACCACATCGTAATATTGGTGTAACTGCTCAAGTTTCTAATAAg CAAATGCCAATTGACACCGTTCCTCAGTTAAAAGCATCGAAGCGTTATCATCATCGCCCTCCCAGGAACAGCGGTGGAATTGTGCTCAGCAATGTGGGTAGCAGTTGCTCGAGAACAAATCCTGCTTTTGATATACAGTTACAAAACGTTTCGGGATTGCAACAGCGTAACATAAATCATACTCAGCAGCAACTAAATTTGGCGCTCTTCAACAACG AAAACTTTCAAAACGGTGAAaaaaaccagcagcagcatcgacCACCAAAAGAATTGCATATGGCTGAGCGCTTGGTAGAACAACCAAATGATCAACAGACGGCATTTAAATTTGACACTATTAATCAACATCAAAAATATCATCAACCATTTGCATGCCCTAAATCATCAATACCATCAGTTGAGACCACTATGAATCCCGGCGATCGAAGGAGTGCAATTTACAGTCAAAAACTCCAGCAGCAACGAACAAACGAACCCTTTGAAAAAACGCTCGATGGTGTTTGCAAAGTTGGCAAACCACAACACATCGATGAGGAAGATTGCCAAAAAAGTGTCTCTCTTTCCTCGGATGACGATGGCGGCTTTATCCCAACAGTTGAGCAGACCTgtagaaaaaataatgttaatatGGAAAATACTACGCCAGCCTTTGTTGCGTCCATGATGGCAGCAAcgaaaaaagcgaacaaaaaaccgaCAGTAGTAGGAAATCCGATGTTTTCAACTACACCAGATAGTGAATTGGGTCCGGGAGAAAGTCTTGGGTTAGATGATCTAGACATGGATTACGAACAAATTATGCATTACTTCGATAATCTGAAG GAATCGAACGCCTGA
- the LOC125760961 gene encoding transmembrane protein 132E isoform X1, protein MNKRHNMGRKRISLISLIGILSLTFAVEVHFETPDSGFFLKHSPRQSALASVVSGATSSAGKVRSTNGDSLLSVDRFTVVQTSQPVSVRASYGPFSTKQTVPARYIVPDVIESTNSDGNTPQNTTVALMDLQQQANLHLDISAHVVRSTVARDSPVLRVLFHAGADPGGHLQRQKICVLLHASMGNRIPLKGRCMPEGEDGVCVAEVVIPSNWWPALPPPERDGRVSSTPPKSPQRLVQVSYSVFEPPARSPELCEPKVQIQPLTSFAKIPLTQSQLPYKELRADNTLTMMVPQIPLYPLSKIHVPVFLHPENGQNIAVFIVRARVKAGMRILGAVASSDEWNVSVEKENTKHTVARVTAFRKDQDPDSPTGGVRFDDVSTNDGVVEVFSWLLEVSNDTKEYWDGGRIIWSVSYVHDGPKMKLDLSTESSLISSTGLQEEGRKKIVAKLEIQKDDIQAVLPIAKNWELMNTAVLTGRQVSQAMKVFIVSQAGKMADVTLQSSCQTEDESVIKVSSSCSSVYIDGSEVRGSSNASILVKYGTYSGLARFTVWMPEFPLEVSVADFRLSQIKGWKIPEDHSTANGKPNRRKKRAYGNGGAWGHHNDDFNNGVSPERGVCRARYQQSPVEVYARFVAVDQDSGRVSYLISRRTGLRVTDLVQSLLRVADPKIASLRGRTLQGRAMGRTDVQVLSPINGRVIGAREVRVGSDKVTITRLTVKVVSGLQLSISGDGSIDNGYIAETSVTRRLTAQYQEGLLDIELEFSDGSRTPLRDISVDDYFLLVESLDTEVVAFAPMLASHHPRVIAVGEGNGELLRVTLLLSEECRIRRNMPVSKQGMKTSVGPLVSALASVQVDFSESDTNTRSDTLQNDGAVGRDRNKMGKDLNDLEDILIGIPLQDDNGHETAAVVHSSRQHHRGSVGGGIISSNSGMVGVFSSNKSMVHGDASTLEIGMYIVLTAFCLAIVVFVVSCVVYASKYRPVMIDANGDASVRDGMGHSTVFDVGKGNESCATNAHDWVWLGRATVDRSNADGLEMGVNQKDSRMHIISNPMNSKYDDMSEHVVQINSFDNPNHIQLPSTVAVPFQNNRAGLGTNEKSVAPINSCTYKTRDRHTATINDEASLLPQRSMATTVVDRIEYRPPVPPHRNIGVTAQVSNKQMPIDTVPQLKASKRYHHRPPRNSGGIVLSNVGSSCSRTNPAFDIQLQNVSGLQQRNINHTQQQLNLALFNNGNANHAKQYESVQPMPTRRTNRSPHSFENMGFSVMSLSIAENFQNGEKNQQQHRPPKELHMAERLVEQPNDQQTAFKFDTINQHQKYHQPFACPKSSIPSVETTMNPGDRRSAIYSQKLQQQRTNEPFEKTLDGVCKVGKPQHIDEEDCQKSVSLSSDDDGGFIPTVEQTCRKNNVNMENTTPAFVASMMAATKKANKKPTVVGNPMFSTTPDSELGPGESLGLDDLDMDYEQIMHYFDNLKESNA, encoded by the exons ATGAACAAACGACACAACATGGGACGTAAGCGGATTAGCTTGATATCGTTAATAG GTATCCTAAGTCTGACGTTTGCAGTTGAAGTTCACTTCGAAACCCCCGACAGTGGATTTTTTCTGAAGCATTCTCCGCGACAAAGTGCACTGGCATCAGTCGTGTCGGGTGCAACTTCTAGCGCTGGCAAGGTACGATCAACTAATGGCGATTCCTTGCTTTCGGTCGATCGATTTACAGTAGTACAAACTAGTCAACCCGTGTCCGTGCGTGCTAGCTATGGGCCTTTTTCTACGAAACAAACAGTACCAGCACGATACATCGTACCCGATGTTATAGAAAGTACGAATTCAGACGGTAACACCCCACAAAATACCACCGTCGCATTGATGGACTTACAACAGCAAGCAAATCTTCATCTGGACATATCAGCTCACGTTGTTCGGAGCACTGTGGCCCGCGATTCACCGGTgcttcgtgttttgtttcatgctGGTGCCGACCCTGGTGGTCATTTACAGCGACAAAAAATATGCGTGCTTCTTCACGCTTCCATGGGTAACCGGATCCCTCTTAAAGGTAGATGTATGCCGGAAGGAGAAGATGGAGTGTGTGTCGCGGAAGTAGTAATACCATCCAACTGGTGGCCTGCACTACCACCTCCAGAAAGAGATGGCCGTGTATCCAGCACTCCACCGAAAAGCCCACAGAGATTAGTGCAAGTGTCTTACAGCGTGTTCGAACCTCCTGCTAGAAGTCCTGAGCTATGTGAGCCGAAAGTGCAGATTCAACCGTTAACATCATTCGCAAAAATACCCTTAACTCAATCACAATTGCCCTACAAAGAACTACGCGCTGATAATACACTTACGATGATGGTACCACAAATACCATTGTATCCTCTTTCAAAAATACACGTTCCAGTTTTTCTACATCCAGAAAATGGACAAAATATTGCAGTATTCATAGTAAG AGCTCGTGTGAAAGCCGGCATGCGCATCCTTGGCGCTGTGGCATCATCAGATGAGTGGAACGTTTCGgtagagaaagaaaatacaaagcaCACCGTGGCTCGAGTAACTGCTTTTCGTAAAGACCAGGATCCTGACAGTCCTACCGGAGGAGTGCGTTTTGATGATGTATCTACAAATGACGG CGTTGTGGAAGTTTTTTCTTGGTTGCTTGAAGTTTCTAATGATACCAAGGAATATTGGGATGGTGGAAGAATAATTTGGTCTGTTAGTTATGTTCATGATGGCCCAAAAATGAAGCTAGATTTATCGACCGAATCTTCACTGATCAGCAGCACCGGACTGCAAGAAGAAGGTCGGAAGAAAATAGTGGCAAAACTCGAAATACAAAAGGATGACATTCAAGCTGTATTACCTATTGCAAAG AATTGGGAACTTATGAATACCGCCGTTCTAACCGGTAGACAAGTATCACAGGCCATGAAAGTATTCATTGTATCACAGGCAGGCAAGATGGCTGATGTCACACTCCAGAGTTCATGTCAGACAGAAGATGAAAGTGTGATAAAG GTATCGTCGTCATGCAGCTCGGTTTACATAGATGGGTCCGAAGTAAGAGGCTCATCCAATGCCTCAATATTGGTAAAATATGGAACATATTCCGGACTTGCGCGTTTCACCGTGTGGATGCCTGAATTTCCCTTAGAGGTATCTGTCGCCGATTTTCGATTATCTCAGATCAAAGGTTGGAAAATTCCGGAAGATCATAGCAC TGCAAACGGGAAGCCAAATCGACGTAAGAAACGAGCATATGGCAATGGTGGTGCTTGGGGTCATCATAACGATGATTTCAACAATGGCGTTTCGCCAGAAAGGGGCGTTTGTCGTGCAAGATACCAACAAAGTCCGGTGGAAGTATATGCAAGGTTTGTAGCAGTGGATCAAGATTCAGGACGTGTCAGTTATTTAATTTCCCGCCGAACTGGTCTGCGAGTTACGGATTTGGTTCAATCGTTATTGCGAGTTGCAGATCCAAAAATTGCCAGTTTAAGAGGACGAACACTTCAAGGGCGTGCTATGGGCCGCACGGATGTTCAG gttCTCTCTCCTATTAATGGTAGAGTTATAGGTGCTCGTGAAGTACGTGTGGGTAGTGACAAAGTGACTATCACGCGTTTGACGGTAAAAGTGGTTTCCGGATTGCAATTATCAATATCTGGCGATGGTTCCATCGATAATGGATATATCGCTGAAACTTCAGTTACACGCAGGTTAACTGCACAGTATCAGGAAGGTCTTCTTGACATTGAACTAGAATTTTCTGATGGATCCAGAACACCGCTCAG GGATATTTCGGTTGATGATTATTTCCTCCTGGTTGAAAGTCTTGATACGGAAGTAGTTGCCTTTGCACCAATGCTTGCATCGCATCACCCGCGAGTGATTGCAGTTGGAGAAGGAAACGGAGAGTTACTACGAGTTACCTTACTCCTATCCGAGGAATGCCGTATTCGTCGTAATATGCCGGTTTCCAAACAG GGTATGAAGACATCTGTTGGCCCGTTGGTTAGTGCTCTTGCATCGGTACAAGTTGATTTCAGTGAATCAGACACGAATACCAGATCCGATACATTACAGAACGATGGTGCTGTGGGTCGAGATCGTAACAAAATGGGGAAAGATTTAAATGATTTAGAAGACATACTTATTGGGATTCCGCTGCAGGATGATAATGGTCACGAAACCGCAGCTGTTGTGCATTCTTCCAGGCAACATCATCGAGGAAGTGTAGGAGGTGGCATTATTAGCAGTAACAGTGGGATGGTTGGAGTTTTCTCATCAAACAAAAGTATGGTCCATGGCGATGCATCCACACTAGAGATAGGCATGTACATTGTATTGACTGCATTTTGTTTGGCGATTGTCGTGTTTGTGGTGTCGTGTGTCGTGTATGCGTCGAAGTATCGACCCGTTATGATTGATGCAAATGGGGATGCTAGCGTACGCGATGGTATGGGACATTCAACTGTGTTTGATGTTGGAAAAGGTAACGAGTCGTGTGCTACCAATGCGCACGATTGGGTTTGGTTAGGCCGAGCAACTGTTGATCGTTCTAACGCGGATGGTTTAGAAATGGGTGTAAATCAAAAAG ACTCACGGATGCACATTATCAGTAATCCAATGAACTCGAAATATGATGATATGAGCGAACACGTCGTTCAAATTAATAGTTTCGATAATCCAAATCATATACAATTGCCATCAACTGTAGCTGTACCTTTTCAAAATAATCGAGCAGGATTAGGAACAAACGAGAAATCAGTTGCACCGATTAATTCCTGCACATATAAGACACGTGATCGACACACTGCTACCATAAA CGATGAGGCTTCTTTGCTTCCACAACGGAGTATGGCAACAACGGTGGTAGATCGTATCGAATACCGTCCACCAGTTCCACCACATCGTAATATTGGTGTAACTGCTCAAGTTTCTAATAAg CAAATGCCAATTGACACCGTTCCTCAGTTAAAAGCATCGAAGCGTTATCATCATCGCCCTCCCAGGAACAGCGGTGGAATTGTGCTCAGCAATGTGGGTAGCAGTTGCTCGAGAACAAATCCTGCTTTTGATATACAGTTACAAAACGTTTCGGGATTGCAACAGCGTAACATAAATCATACTCAGCAGCAACTAAATTTGGCGCTCTTCAACAACGGTAATGCTAATCATGCTAAACAGTACGAATCGGTGCAACCGATGCCAACTAGAAGGACGAACAGATCACCGCATTCGTTTGAAAACATGGGCTTCTCTGTCATGTCACTATCTATTGCAGAAAACTTTCAAAACGGTGAAaaaaaccagcagcagcatcgacCACCAAAAGAATTGCATATGGCTGAGCGCTTGGTAGAACAACCAAATGATCAACAGACGGCATTTAAATTTGACACTATTAATCAACATCAAAAATATCATCAACCATTTGCATGCCCTAAATCATCAATACCATCAGTTGAGACCACTATGAATCCCGGCGATCGAAGGAGTGCAATTTACAGTCAAAAACTCCAGCAGCAACGAACAAACGAACCCTTTGAAAAAACGCTCGATGGTGTTTGCAAAGTTGGCAAACCACAACACATCGATGAGGAAGATTGCCAAAAAAGTGTCTCTCTTTCCTCGGATGACGATGGCGGCTTTATCCCAACAGTTGAGCAGACCTgtagaaaaaataatgttaatatGGAAAATACTACGCCAGCCTTTGTTGCGTCCATGATGGCAGCAAcgaaaaaagcgaacaaaaaaccgaCAGTAGTAGGAAATCCGATGTTTTCAACTACACCAGATAGTGAATTGGGTCCGGGAGAAAGTCTTGGGTTAGATGATCTAGACATGGATTACGAACAAATTATGCATTACTTCGATAATCTGAAG GAATCGAACGCCTGA